A genomic region of Cyprinus carpio isolate SPL01 chromosome B11, ASM1834038v1, whole genome shotgun sequence contains the following coding sequences:
- the LOC109098572 gene encoding lysine-specific demethylase 5B-like isoform X2, producing the protein MTHSRPNEFIPPPECPVFEPSWEEFADPFGFINKIRPIAENTGICKIRPPPGWQPPFACDVDRLHFTPRIQRLNELEAQTRVKLNFLDQIAKFWELQGCTLKIPHAERKTLDLYVLYKLVKEEGGFDVVCKERKWTQIALKMGFAPGKAVGSHLRAHYERILYPYYLFQTGANLMNSQKPTLTNDTKDKEYKPHDLLQRQSVQPVETCTIARRAKRTKGRCFKSEPGEVCEKPNLRRRMGSYVAKPEPGEDPTLLQEPPFHETYFTGMSQFKLKKIPIQVKEEPIEQQVEGEKSKVEQYICLVCEGGGDEDRLLLCDGCDDSYHTFCLIPPLHDVPKGDWRCPKCLAQECGKPPVAFGFEQASRDYTLRTFGDMADSFKSDYFNMPVHMVPTELVEKEFWRLVSTIEEDVTVEYGADIASKDFGSGFPVKNGTFKVSPEEEDYLSSGWNLNNMPVLDASVLTHVTADICGMKLPWLYVGMCFSSFCWHIEDHWSYSINYLHWGEPKTWYGAPGYAAEQLENVMKSLAPELFESQPDLLHQLVTIMNPNVLMEHGVPIYRTNQCAGEFVITFPRAYHSGFNQGFNFAEAVNFCTADWMPLGRQCVEHYRSLNRYCVFSHDEMTCNIATKADSLELELASAVQKDMCAMILEEKMLREKVYKLGVWHSHQVDYDLLPDEERQCAKCRTTCYLSAITCPCSPDQLVCLHHIEDLCSCPARSYTLNYKYTLAELKPLFQALTARAESYEDWASKVNKILKADQDNKSDMEELRSLVVEAEKKSYPETDLLSHLRQVIQNADRCTSMAQQLLNGKRQTRYRSGGGKSQNQLTVEELRSFVNQLYDLPCTIRQAPFLKALLNRVEQFQQQSSDLLAEDMPGSSALQSLLDEGAGMDVELPQLAVLRQRLEQARWVEAVQEASDQPADLSLDCMRRLIDQGVGLTPHACVERTMARLQELLTVCEHWEEKAHNMLTARPRHSIETLEAAIQEVDSIPAYLPSCLQLKDCVNRAKEWIMEADALQAGGRIPGLAALSELVSRARSVPVMLEPLSRLESLISEVQAWKESAAKTFLLRNSSHSLLEVLCPRCENGPQKSKSKKAKDVSVPCKKVEVKLDSLFDVEKALSTSKDTVSAMATLSEVHQKELESLSMLRTSNESKFQSSPSCLAPTVCLCHTVPAGPMLQCELCRDAYHSGCVPGFKDIQIGLPWLCPLCKRSEKPPLDKVLPLLASLQRIRVRLPEGDALRYVIERTVRWQHKVQLVSPTQNPNGKARHIPGTASSPTLVGSNISFYMLQPCIPLNELGTELEELLVEGLLMQVTLPELQQLYSSLLNRFSPSQHSLQSSEHDHQYHIAQDRSPPHRSPPHSKGQDGVPETKKEPERLEKNSKRRLEKENMEGQHRDKIKKPKKKKPKMNKERRREEKRTTSPSNSLSDLSYSDDSEEDWSVCSAKQCQQPEGNEVNWVQCDGSCNQWFHQICVGVSAEQAENEDYICVSCAINDLTE; encoded by the exons ATGACCCATTCACGACCCAACGAGTTTATTCCACCACCGGAGTGCCCTGTCTTTGAGCCCAGTTGGGAGGAATTTGCCGACCCTTTTGGGTTCATCAACAAAATACGTCCAATTGCAGAAAACACTGGCATCTGCAAGATCCGACCGCCCCCG GGTTGGCAGCCACCATTTGCCTGTGATGTGGACAGACTGCATTTCACACCACGCATTCAGAGGCTCAATGAGTTAGAG GCCCAGACCAGAGTGAAACTCAACTTCCTGGACCAGATAGCAAAGTTCTGGGAACTGCAGGGTTGTACATTGAAAATTCCTCATGCTGAGCGCAAAACTCTGGACTTGTATGTGCTTTACAAG CTGGTCAAAGAGGAGGGAGGCTTTGATGTGGTCTGTAAAGAGCGGAAATGGACCCAGATCGCACTGAAGATGGGCTTTGCTCCCGGCAAAGCAGTTGGCTCTCACCTTCGTGCTCACTATGAGAGGATTCTCTACCCATATTATTTGTTCCAGACAGGAGCTAATCTTATG AACTCTCAGAAGCCAACTCTGACTAATGACACCAAAGACAAGGAGTATAAACCCCATGATCTGCTCCAGCGTCAGTCGGTGCAACCAGTGGAAACCTGCACTATCGCCCGCAGAGCAAAACGGACCAAG GGCCGCTGTTTTAAATCAGAGCCGGGTGAGGTGTGCGAAAAACCCAACCTGAGGAGGAGAATGGGCTCATATGTGGCAAAACCAGAACCAG GCGAAGACCCAACTCTTCTGCAAGAACCCCCTTTCCATGAAACATATTTTACTGGAATGTCCCAATTTAAAT TAAAGAAAATTCCAATCCAGGTGAAAGAAGAACCCATTGAGCAGCAAGTTGAAGGTGAAAAATCAAAG gtggAGCAGTACATATGCTTGGTATGTGAGGGTGGAGGTGATGAAGATAGACTCTTGCTTTGTGATGGGTGTGACGACAGTTATCACACCTTCTGTCTGATCCCACCCCTCCACGACGTCCCCAAAGGGGACTGGAGATGCCCCAAGTGCCTGGCTCAG GAGTGTGGTAAGCCACCGGTGGCGTTTGGGTTCGAGCAGGCCTCCAGAGACTACACCCTTCGCACCTTTGGAGATATGGCTGACTCTTTCAAGTCTGACTACTTTAACATGCCTGTTCAT ATGGTTCCCACAGAGCTGGTGGAGAAGGAGTTTTGGAGGCTGGTTAGCACCATCGAGGAGGATGTCACTGTAGAGTATGGGGCTGATATTGCTTCAAAAGATTTCGGAAGTGGCTTCCCTGTTAAGAACGGCACATTTAAGGTCTCACCAGAGGAGGAG gaTTATCTGAGCAGTGGCTGGAACCTCAACAACATGCCTGTTTTGGATGCATCTGTGCTGACTCATGTCACAGCAGACATCTGTGGGATGAAGCTCCCATGGCTTTATGTGGGAATGTGCTTCTCCTCCTTCTGCTGGCACATTGAGGACCATTGGAGCTATTCCATCAACTATCTGCACTG GGGAGAGCCAAAGACGTGGTATGGTGCTCCTGGCTACGCTGCTGAGCAGTTGGAGAATGTGATGAAGAGCCTGGCCCCTGAGCTCTTTGAGTCTCAGCCAGACCTGCTCCACCAGCTGGTCACCATCATGAACCCAAATGTTCTCATGGAGCATGGAGTACCA ATTTACCGTACAAACCAGTGTGCTGGCGAGTTTGTCATTACCTTCCCCAGGGCCTATCACAGTGGTTTCAACCAGGGCTTCAACTTCGCTGAGGCAGTCAACTTCTGCACTGCAGACTGG ATGCCTCTTGGTCGCCAGTGTGTCGAGCACTACCGGTCCCTCAACAGATACTGTGTTTTCTCCCACGATGAGATGACCTGTAATATTGCCACCAAGGCAGACTCTCTAGAATTAGAACTGGCCTCTGCTGTCCAGAAGGACATGTGTGCAATGATTCTGGAAGAGAAGATGCTCCGTGAGAAAGTCTATAAGCTG GGCGTGTGGCACTCCCACCAGGTTGACTATGATTTACTGCCAGATGAGGAAAGGCAGTGTGCTAAGTGCCGGACCACCTGTTACCTGTCTGCCATCACCTGTCCCTGTAGCCCAGACCAGCTGGTCTGTCTCCATCACATCGAGGACCTCTGCTCTTGCCCTGCTAGAAGCTATACGCTCAA CTATAAATATACACTTGCCGAACTGAAGCCATTGTTCCAGGCTTTGACGGCTCGTGCTGAGTCCTATGAAGACTGGGCATCTAAAGTTAACAAGATTTTGAAAGCAGATCAAGATAATAAAAGTG ATATGGAGGAGCTTCGTTCATTGGTAGTAGAAGCAGAGAAGAAGTCATACCCTGAGACTGACTTGCTAAGTCACCTGCGTCAAGTCATTCAGAATGCAGATAGATGTACCTCAATGGCCCAACAACTCCTCAACGGCAAGAGACAGACAAG ATATCGCTCCGGTGGGGGAAAGTCTCAGAACCAGCTCACTGTGGAGGAACTGAGGTCGTTTGTCAATCAGTTGTATGACCTGCCCTGTACCATCCGACAGGCCCCTTTCTTAAAG GCTCTTTTGAACCGCGTCGAACAGTTCCAGCAACAGAGCTCGGATCTCCTTGCAGAGGACATGCCTGGTTCCTCTGCTCTTCAGAGCCTCCTAGATGAAGGTGCAGGCATGGATGTGGAGTTGCCTCAGCTGGCGGTGTTGAGGCAGAGGCTGGAGCAGGCCCGCTGGGTGGAGGCCGTTCAGGAAGCCAGCGATCAGCCAGCTGACCTCAGTCTAGACTGCATGAGGAGGCTCATAGATCAAGGAGTGGGCCTGACACCGCATGCATGTGTGGAAAGAACCATGGCCCGCCTGCAGGAGCTGCTCACTGTCTGTGAACACTGGGAAGAAAAGGCCCATAACATGCTCACTGCTAG GCCCCGTCATAGTATTGAGACTCTTGAGGCAGCTATACAGGAAGTTGACAGCATCCCAGCATACCTGCCCAGCTGTCTTCAACTAAAGGACTGCGTAAACAGGGCCAAAGAGTGGATAATGGAAGCTGATGCTCTTCAG GCTGGAGGCCGAATTCCTGGTCTCGCTGCCCTGTCCGAACTTGTGTCAAGAGCCAGAAGTGTTCCGGTAATGCTGGAACCACTGTCTCGACTGGAAAGTTTAATATCTGAGGTACAGGCCTGGAAGGAGAGTGCAGCTAAAACATTCCTGTTGAGGAACTCATCCCATTCTCTCCTCGAG GTTTTGTGTCCTAGGTGTGAGAATGGGCCGCAGAAGTCAAAGTCTAAAAAAGCCAAGGATGTTTCAGTACCCTGCAAAAAAGTTGAAGTAAAACTAGACTCCCTTTTTGATGTGGAAAAGGCGCTTTCTACGAGCAAAGATACAGTTTCAGCA ATGGCCACTCTCAGTGAGGTGCATCAGAAAGAGCTGGAGAGCCTGTCTATGTTGAGGACCTCAAATGAGTCAAAGTTTCAGTCTTCACCCAGCTGTTTGGCCCCCACAGTGTGCTTGTGTCACACTGTCCCAGCAGGCCCTATGCTACAGTGTGAACTCTGTCGAGACGCCTACCACAGCGGCTGTGTGCCAGGGTTCAAGGACATCCAGATAGGGCTACCGTGGTTATGCCCGCTCTGCAAGCGGTCCGAGAAGCCACCCCTGGATAAGGTGCTTCCCCTGCTTGCTTCCTTACAGCGGATTCGGGTTCGGCTTCCTGAGGGTGATGCCCTGCGGTATGTGATTGAGAGAACGGTGCGCTGGCAACACAAAGTGCAGCTGGTTTCTCCTACACAGAATCCGAATGGAAAA GCAAGACATATTCCTGGAACAGCATCATCTCCGACACTGGTAGGGAGCAACATCTCTTTCTACATGCTGCAGCCATGTATTCCTCTCAATG AACTCGGTACTGAGTTGGAGGAGCTGTTGGTAGAAGGTCTTCTGATGCAGGTGACTTTACCCGAGCTCCAGCAACTTTATAGCAGCTTGCTCAACAGGTTTTCACCATCCCAGCACTCCCTGCAGAGCAGCGAACACGATCACCAGTATCACATTGCTCAAGACCGAAGTCCACCTCACAGGAGCCCCCCGCACAGCAAAGGACAG GATGGCGTTCCAGAGACCAAGAAGGAACCAGAGAGGCTTGAGAAGAACAGCAAACGGCGTCTAGAGAAAGAGAACATGGAAGGGCAGCACAGAGACAAGATAAAGAAGCCCAAGAAAAAGAAGCCTAAAATGAACAAAGaaaggagaagagaggagaaacGAACCACCTCCCCCTCCAACTCCCTTTCTGACCTATCGTATTCCGATGACTCGGAGGAGGATTGGTCTGTGTGCTCGGCAAAGCAATGTCAACAGCCAGAAGGAAACGAG GTAAACTGGGTTCAGTGCGATGGCAGCTGTAACCAGTGGTTCCACCAGATTTGTGTGGGAGTGTCTGCTGAGCAGGCTGAGAATGAGGACTACATCTGCGTCAGCTGCGCAATAAACGATTTGACAGAATGA